From the Papaver somniferum cultivar HN1 chromosome 2, ASM357369v1, whole genome shotgun sequence genome, the window CACCCATACTTCCATGTCCTATAGCACATATAGGTCCATGAATCAATTTGTTAACTAGTTTGGTCTTATTGATGTCTTTGTAAATTATCCACAGGTAATTGGTCCCGTTTGTGACTCTTTCTTTGTTCATGGGATTGATGTTGTCATGGAGAAGCTTAATTTTGATTCATACTGATAGACCTTTATGCGCGGTCATTCTTGTTAGTGATTCATGATCAGTGGTGTTATATTTTAATCTGGAAACTGATCAGTCTAATTATTTTATACAATCTTAAAGTGGTTTCTGTTTAATGTGTTTAGGTTGTGAAGGCATATGCGTTCAATAAAGCTTGGATTATAGGTTTTCTTATGGATATTTTTGGGGCTCTGTTGATGTTAAGGGCTTTGTCCCTAGCTCCGGTAAGTTCAATTCAGATAAAGTTATTTCAGTTGGTTTCTGAGCCATTATGTTCAGTTGGATGagtaaaatatatcttgattatcCCTTTTGTGCACTTAATACAGGTTTCTGTTATTCAACCAGTTTCCGGTTGTGGACTTGCTATACTTTGTATCTTTTCCCATTTTTATCTAAAGGAGGTCATGAATGCTATTGATTGGGTGGGGATTGTTCTAGCGGGTGTTGGAACTATAGGTAATGTAAGTCATAACTATGTTAGCTTTTCCCATATTAAGTTTGCGTTGAGAGGCCACACGTAATGGTGATATGATTCGTTCTGTAAACTTGGATAAGTTGTGCCAAGATAATGAGATGTGGTCAGCCGCTCAGCTGGTATGCTGACATGGTGGCTGAATTAAGACGAGGAGAGAGAATTAAATGACGATACACTTCCTAGAAGTTAGATTAGATATCTAGGAGTGAATCATTGAGTTTATTATCTATTTGGTTTATGCATTTTCATGAGGGCATATTTTTGTATCTTTCAGGTGTAGGTGTTGGAGGAGAGGAGCAAAAGGCTTCAAGCATAGATATCTTCCATCTGCCTTGGCTGGTTGTCATTATTGCTATCTTGTTTGTAGGTATCATATCTTGTGCGCCATCTATTTTAATGGTTTATTTGTGGACTAGGTGTTAAAGAATCAGATATCTATAGATGTCTAGATATACTTCCCATATTGTTCTGTAAACTCTGTAAGTGCTACTCTAGGTTTATACTTTATAATAAGTGGACCAAGTGTGAATCACTATGATAACGGCTTTCTTTTTTGAGATACGATATGGTCAGTTTTATGGAAAAGGACATTTTGAAGTTTGAAATATTTCACGTGACATGTTATAATAGGAAAATCGACAACATGATAATAGATCTAACTATTGTGTCAAACTTTCAAGTATCGGGACAATATGTAAGATGTTGGATAGTTTGTGGATGGAAGTTGCAGAATCTAGATCTTTGTATATTCATATATTTTAACCAGGATTTGGTCCTGATCTACTGTTAAAGTGTTGTGAATATGTATAAAAAACTGTTTACTTTCTCTGTTCAGTAATTTTCTTTGCACAATTGTTAgttacatttgatggaatatgtaTAAAAAGCTGTTTAATTGCGTACATTAGTTTGTTAAAGTTGGATTTGATGGGTATACTATGTATTCTTAACAACCCCTCCTATGGAAACAGGTGCTCCTTAATACATGGCTTCGCATCTGCAAACGCCAGCGTAGAGAACAAGAGTTGGTGCGTTCTCTTTTATGCTTATGCAACAATTTGTTATTGACATCGGTTTGTAATTAAAGTATTCACGCTTTCATATTCTCCTCTTGGATGTTCTGCTTTGCCATGCAGATGCAATCTGATGTCGTGGAAGAAATTATATTTGGCTTGGAATCTGGCATATTATTTGGGTGGGTACTGTGACCCTTTCTTTTGAAATCTTATAGACCTCAATTATGCTTTTCTTTTATATGGAATGCTAGAACCCCGTAAATGAAGTTAAAGTTAACCTGAAAAGTACTAACAAATCCAAATTTGACTGCAGAATGGCTTCTGTGATATCCAAGATGGGATTTGTATTTTTAGAGCAAGGCTTCTCCCAGATGTTGGTTCCTGTGTGCTTATTAATCAGTATCTGCTGTAGTGGCACCGGATTCGTTTACCAGGTATGTAAATGCCCAACATCCTTCTATCGCTTCAGCTTTACTTGAATAAACTGCAGTATCAATCATGTTTAGCAAACCCTTTTTAAGCTGTTAATCCTTATCAAGAATATGCTGCCAACATATAATTGTAGGTAGTATAAGAAAGTTGTCTTGACCATGATAATTTTAATGGGCATGTGGTTCAGCTTTGGGTGCttcaataaaaaataatcaattagCTACCGGATCACCTCTTTTTCAATTGCATAATGAACCCAGCGTACGTATAAAACGATAAACTGAGATACAGGGTAGCCTAAGCTCCAGTTACATGATTATATATTTTCTTGTGTTCCCTGATGCTATTAATAGTTTGGTTCTTTTGAGAATGAAACTGACTTATCTGCTGACAGACGCGGGGTTTAAAACATGGGAGAGCTATTGTGGTGTCAACATGTGCTGCTGTCGCATCCATTGTGACCGGTGTACTTGCTGGTATGTTTGCTTTAGGTGAACAATTGCCTTCAGCTCCAGCTGCTCGCCTTCTCCTTTTGCTTGGATGGTTAGTTTGGATTCTTGTAGCTACCAAATTCTAGTTTTCTAGTTAGTAGTTTTCTTGGCCGAACACTGGTTCTTTATAGAGAATTGATAGATTACTGAAACAAAAAATTGATTTCTTATTTACTTCTACCACAGGGTATTCATCATCTTTGGTGTGATTTTACTGGTGAGTTCAAGAAGATTGATTCAGCACCTTCCACGCCCACTTCGGCGTCTTGTCCGCAGTAGCACAGAGAGGAGTAACAACCTCCGGCGATCAAGTTCACTGCGAACGAGAGAGTCAAATCCAAGTGCTGTCATCCAGGCTACCACACTACATCATCTGTTAACAACTACCACTGCAAAGGAGAAAGCCTGAAAAAGAAGTGAATGAATTGCAACAAAGGTATAGTAAATCTCAAAGTATTTTGGTTATGACTTAGGGTTGCCAATAGTGGAGCGTGAACAAGTAGATATCTAATTCGATGTACCCTTTGAAAAGAAACAGATCAAAAACGAAGGCTGATTGATTTTGTTGAGCGTGTACAGCATTATCACACCTAATACATGATTTATTTGTGATCATGAAAAAtctctttgtttttgattttcttcagcgCTTATTTGGCATTACATGTTTAGATTCACTGTAAGAAACCAGAGAAATTTGGGCGTACACAATATGATATGAATCTGCTGTTTTTACTTCTATCCATCTATGTTTGGTAGATTGGTTATTACATTTAGGACTAGCACTCAAAAAGTTGTAGGGGTTCAGTCCAACAATTTCAGTCTGACCCTGTGAATCTGACCAAGAAGCGTCTCCAAAAACGGATTCGGAAATATAGGTGAGATGTTGAGAGTAGGAGCGGTGACAAAAATGATGATCAACTCTTGGCACAATATGATCAAGAAGAGTCGATCACCATTGTTATCACCAACCTTCTAAGTAACACATCACTGTATCTTTCCCATTCTCAGAAACACAACCAGAAAATCCCCAAGAATAGAGAAATAGTGATTGAACTGCACAATGGGCTGCACCCCCAAAAAAGTTTTGAACCTAGTCCTTGACTACATGAAACCCAGAATTTGCTAACCTAATTTACGTCAACCTTGGCAATATACCCAAAACACTCGCAGAACATAGACAAAATAAATTCAAGGATTCTTACTTCTGCATTCTACAATTACGAAACCGGAAATTGGATCAGTTGTCCAAATATttctaaaacatggttctaatggacgagtaaaaattggtatggatgaaatggacaccaaaaaaaatagcaagaatgaaattggattcatcctggattaaacttaaaaaataacgaggatgaaactggatgcatcatgatgtaaattaaaaataagaaaaaatatttttaaatggataagatgaaagtgaaactgtttacattctcgtccatttgaacagtatcaaattttacatgtctttttcaccaagGAATTATTGTTTTTGGTctatttaaccaattttgtgttaccaAAATGACCTCGGACAGTAACAATTACTCTCTCTTAATTGGTTTGAAAGTTGAAACAGTAAGTCAGCAACACCTACGCATTGTGTAAGTTTCAAGTGAGAACTCATGACTAGTACCAACTTCTGACAACTTTTGCATATTCAGGCGCCTGAAAAAAATCAAGAACCCTGGCTGACATCTTCTGGCAATTCTACTTGAACGGTTACATTGCTGATC encodes:
- the LOC113350525 gene encoding probable magnesium transporter NIPA9, yielding MWEPICLTLAATAGNNIGKVLQKKGTVILPPLSLKLKVVKAYAFNKAWIIGFLMDIFGALLMLRALSLAPVSVIQPVSGCGLAILCIFSHFYLKEVMNAIDWVGIVLAGVGTIGVGVGGEEQKASSIDIFHLPWLVVIIAILFVLLNTWLRICKRQRREQELMQSDVVEEIIFGLESGILFGMASVISKMGFVFLEQGFSQMLVPVCLLISICCSGTGFVYQTRGLKHGRAIVVSTCAAVASIVTGVLAGMFALGEQLPSAPAARLLLLLGWVFIIFGVILLVSSRRLIQHLPRPLRRLVRSSTERSNNLRRSSSLRTRESNPSAVIQATTLHHLLTTTTAKEKA